The window CGACCAGGTCACGCCGAGCGGGAAGGCGCTGAAGGCTCCGAGCTTGGTCGGCGGGCCGCCGGCGAGATTGACCTTCCACAGACCTTCGGTCGTGGCGAAAGAGATCCACTCTCCGTCCGGTGAAAAGCAGGGGAGGCGAGCGCTGCGCGCCGTCGTGATCTCCCTGACCGAGAAATCGTCGATCCTGCGGATGTAGAGCTGATCGTCCGATCCACCCTCGGCGCTACTGACGATGACCTGGCCGTCGGGGGAGATGGCGAGCGCCCGCCCGTCGCCATACCGCGGAGCTGCGGCGTAGGGAAACTGGATCGAGAACTTGCCGATCCTCGGCTCGCCCGAGTCACCTCGCAGGGCGAGCATCGTCACCGCACCAACTGCAATCGCGCCTGCGATCGCCGCTATCAACCACGGTGCTGTCCTTCGTGGGACCTCGATTCCGGTGGAAAACTCCGATTCGAAGGCGCCTTCGTCTTCACCCGCGACGGCGTCCTCGATCGCGATGCGCGCCTCGCCGATATCCCGCAGACGGCGACGGACCTCCTTTTCGGTGCAACGCTCGATCAGTCGTCGGATGGAGCGGGGGGTGTCACGCGGAATGGCGGACGCGTCTGGTTGCAGTGTCAGTACCGCCGCCAGAGTGTCGGTGACGGTCCCGCCGGGAAAGGCGCGCTCTCCGGTCAACATTTCGTGCAGCAGACAGCCGAAGGCCCAAATGTCGGAACGTTTGTCGGCCGCCTGGCCACGTGCCTGCTCCGGAGACATGTAGGCCGCAGTTCCGAGCATCATGCCGGCCACGGTGCCGGCGCTGGTCAACGTCGGCGACATGGAAGGATCGGGTGACCCGGAAGCCGGATCGGTTTCGAGGGTCTTGGCGAGACCGAAATCGAGGACCTTGACGCGGTCGTCCGGGGTGATGACGATATTGGCGGGCTTGAGGTCGCGGTGGATGACACCCTGTTCGTGAGCCGCCTCCAGCGCATCGGCGATCTGGCCGGCGTAATCGAGTGCCTTGTCCACGGTCAGGGGCCCGCGCTCGAGTATCGCGGCGAGGTCTTCGCCGGGGATGAGCTCCATGGCGATGAATCGCTCGCCGTCCTGGCCTTCGTGGAGACCGTAGACGGCGGCGATATTGGAGTGATTCAACGAGGCGAGGAGCTTCGCCTCAC of the Acidobacteriota bacterium genome contains:
- a CDS encoding serine/threonine-protein kinase is translated as MSLNSGATLLHYRLGDKLGEGGMGIVWNATDTTLDREVAIKVLPESLSEHSDRLARFEREAKLLASLNHSNIAAVYGLHEGQDGERFIAMELIPGEDLAAILERGPLTVDKALDYAGQIADALEAAHEQGVIHRDLKPANIVITPDDRVKVLDFGLAKTLETDPASGSPDPSMSPTLTSAGTVAGMMLGTAAYMSPEQARGQAADKRSDIWAFGCLLHEMLTGERAFPGGTVTDTLAAVLTLQPDASAIPRDTPRSIRRLIERCTEKEVRRRLRDIGEARIAIEDAVAGEDEGAFESEFSTGIEVPRRTAPWLIAAIAGAIAVGAVTMLALRGDSGEPRIGKFSIQFPYAAAPRYGDGRALAISPDGQVIVSSAEGGSDDQLYIRRIDDFSVREITTARSARLPCFSPDGEWISFATTEGLWKVNLAGGPPTKLGAFSAFPLGVTWSPDGFIYFVSSRRLYRVSENGGEIEDIELEDLKSRTLWSPTALPSGKVLLLSAGERANATLVALDLENNRVKELGLQGADPRYLPTGHLLFSNDNQVFAVPFDVDAL